A single region of the Nicotiana sylvestris chromosome 6, ASM39365v2, whole genome shotgun sequence genome encodes:
- the LOC104246510 gene encoding transcriptional regulator SUPERMAN-like: MAGYKHKSFMARHIMKSNNNDDNNNNNVKDSSWDYYGNENHFSWPPKCYTCSFCKREFRCAQALGGHMNVHRRDRARLLRHHSPPPTHHHSLLNLNLDPNPNPSFSSSPPPSPFASRLPFPSYNAAGGSEMRRWGKGIVPNNHLKTTKVLFGVEKFGSFIQEKEFLRLDLEIGSLVTESKQDLDLELRLGYT, translated from the coding sequence ATGGCAGGATATAAACACAAAAGCTTCATGGCAAGACACATCATGAAGTCGAATAACAACgacgacaacaacaataacaatgttAAAGACTCATCATGGGATTATTATGGAAACGAAAATCACTTCTCTTGGCCTCCAAAATGTTACACATGTAGCTTTTGTAAAAGGGAATTCAGATGTGCCCAAGCTCTTGGTGGACACATGAATGTTCATAGAAGAGATAGAGCTAGGTTATTGAGACACCACTCACCACCACCTACACATCATCATTCTCTTTTAAACCTTAATCTTgatccaaaccctaaccctagttTTTCATCCTCGCCACCACCCTCTCCTTTTGCTTCTAGATTACCTTTTCCTTCTTATAATGCTGCTGGTGGTTCTGAAATGAGGAGATGGGGAAAAGGTATTGTTCCAAACAATCACTTGAAAACTACCAAAGTACTTTTTGGAGTTGAGAAATTTGGCTCTTTCATACAAGAAAAAGAATTTCTGAGATTGGACTTGGAAATTGGCAGCTTGGTCACTGAATCAAAGCAAGATTTGGATCTGGAACTTCGATTGGGATACACTTAA
- the LOC104246497 gene encoding serine/threonine-protein kinase BLUS1, translating into MAYNQEEHDQEDHKKIQYPLDSTCYTILDEIGKGVSAIVYKAICQPMNSSVVAIKAIDLDQSRADLDNIRREAKTMSLLSHPNILKAHCSFTVDHYIWVIMPFMSAGSLQSIISSAFPDGLSEPCIAIVLKETLNALAYLHNQGHLHRDIKSGNILIDSDGTIKLADFGVSASIYEPISAYGSSYSSSSSCLMFTDVAGTPYWMAPEVIHSHTGYSFKADIWSFGITALELAHGRPPLSHLPPSKSLFMKITRKFRFSDYEKTRNSKNYKKFSKSFKDMVGLCLDQDPSKRPSAEKLLKHPFFKCSNKGPDFLVKHILQGMPSVEQRFRQSKIQRQLSLKKSDDENEEDPEQGEISKQRRISGWNFNVQGFELVPVFPVEKDQQISLKQDNDNVVKQVDVSELGSDTSTISSPGSSRQSEVEGAIVCGGDRKILTEIGSGSVSREVMFASLLFLKKSLDDQRQNVMNLISFFHGEQHSVEMSRKDQLIEVIEKLRNELENEKKKNCALQLELEFLKAQYSNE; encoded by the exons ATGGCTTATAATCAAGAAGAACATGATCAAGAAGATCACAAAAAAATTCAGTATCCTTTAGACTCAACATGCTATACAATTCTTGATGAGATTGGTAAAGGTGTTAGTGCCATTGTATACAAGGCCATTTGTCAACCAATGAACTCTTCTGTAGTAGCAATCAAAGCCATTGATCTTGATCAATCAAGAGCTGATCTTGACAACATTAGACGTGAAGCTAAAACCATGTCCCTTCTTTCTCATCCAAATATCCTTAAAGCACATTGTTCTTTTACTGTGGATCATTATATTTGGGTAATAATGCCTTTTATGTCTGCTGGTTCTTTGCAATCCATAATTTCCTCTGCTTTTCCTGATGGTTTATCCGAGCCATGTATCGCGATAGTCCTAAAAGAAACGCTCAATGCTCTGGCCTACCTTCATAATCAAGGCCATCTTCACCGCGATATTAAATCAGGGAACATACTGATTGATTCTGATGGAACTATAAAGCTTGCGGATTTTGGAGTTTCTGCATCAATTTATGAACCAATTTCAGCTTATGGGTCGTCGTATTCGTCCTCTTCTTCGTGTTTAATGTTCACTGACGTAGCTGGAACACCTTATTGGATGGCCCCTGAAGTGATACATTCACATACGGGGTATAGTTTCAAGGCTGATATTTGGTCTTTTGGTATTACTGCTCTGGAATTAGCACATGGACGGCCTCCACTGTCTCATCTTCCTCCTTCAAAATCCTTGTTCATGAAAATAACAAGGAAATTTCGGTTTTCTGACTATGAAAAAACAAGAAACAGCAAGAATTATAAGAAATTCTCCAAATCTTTTAAGGATATGGTAGGATTATGTCTTGATCAAGATCCATCTAAAAGGCCATCAGCtgagaaattgttgaaacatccTTTCTTTAAGTGCAGTAATAAAGGTCCTGATTTTTTGGTTAAGCACATCTTGCAG GGCATGCCAAGTGTGGAGCAGAGGTTCAGACAATCAAAGATTCAAAGACAATTGTCGTTGAAGAAATCTGATGATGAAAATGAGGAGGATCCAGAACAGGGAGAAATTTCTAAGCAAAGAAGGATCAGTGGATGGAATTTCAATGTGCAAGGGTTTGAACTTGTTCCAGTTTTCCCGGTTGAAAAAGATCAACAAATTAGCCTAAAACAAGATAATGATAATGTGGTGAAGCAAGTCGATGTATCGGAATTGGGTTCTGATACATCGACTATAAGTTCACCAGGAAGTTCACGCCAATCTGAGGTCGAAGGTGCTATTGTTTGTGGTGGAGATAGAAAAATTCTTACTGAAATTGGGAGTGGGAGTGTTAGTAGGGAAGTAATGTTTGCTAGCTTATTGTTTTTAAAGAAGAGTTTGGATGATCAAAGACAAAATGTAATGAATTTGATAAGTTTTTTCCATGGGGAACAACATAGTGTGGAAATGAGTAGGAAAGATCAGCTGATTGAGGTGATTGAAAAGCTGAGAAATGAACTGGAGaatgagaagaagaaaaattgTGCTTTGCAGCTCGAGTTAGAGTTTCTGAAGGCGCAGTATTCGAACGAGTAG